GGCGCAGTGTGCCACTTTCTGTGCATTTATCTGAGCGTCATTCCATCTTGAACCGTGCGTGTCAATGAAAATCTCGTGATTTCACGAGCAGTTGTTCCATCACCGCAGACAAATTCTGTAACTTTCCGGCAATCAGATGCAGAACACCAGATGAGAATTCAACAATTCCGCTGACCTTGAGAATACGTGCCGACAGGTAGGGTTGTCGCTGCGCCTTGGCCGTTCCACTCCAAATAATCACATTAATATGCCCGGTCTCATCTTCCAGGGTAACGAAAGTGACACCACTAGCGGTTCCCGGTCGTTGTCGACCAACCACCAGTCCCGCGACCGTTACCAACTGTCCATGACGGCACTGCCATAAGGACTCAGCGGTATAACAATGTGGCAAACCGCCCTGCTGGCGCAACAAAGCCATAGGGTGACGCCCCAAAGACAACCCAATATGGGCATAATCTGCCAGCATAGCATCCACTTCGGTTACTCGTGGCAAAGTGACATCCATTTCTACCGTATCTGCCAGCGTAAGCAATGGTAGCTGTTGCTGCTGTGCGGCTGCCAATTGCCAACGCGCCTGATGTCGATCTCCACTGAGTTCCGCGAACGCATCGGCACTGGCTAATGCCTCCAGATCGTCTCGATTGAGCTGTAATGACGCAAGCTGTGACAACTGCTGAAAACCTGAAGCTCGTGTTTGTAGTAGCTTGGTTGCCGCGCTGAAACTTAATCCTTTAACCAGACGCATTCCTAGTCGCAAAGCAAAAGCGCCTTCGGCGGTTGTTTCCAGCGTACAGTCCCAATCACTATGATTAATGGCGACCGGTAAGACACTGACACCATGACGCCGCAGATCCTGCACCAGCTGTGACGGGCTGTAGAATCCCATCGGCTGACTGTTGAGTAATGCACAACAAAACGCAGCAGGATGGTAATGTTTCAGATAGGCCGACACATATGCCAATAGTGCAAAACTGGCAGAATGCGATTCTGGGAAACCATATTCACCAAAACCCCGGATCTGACTGAAAATCTGTCTCGCAAAACTTTCGCTGTAACCGCGCGCGGCCATGCCATCAAGTAACTTCTGTTCAAACTGTTCCAGTTCACCGGTGCGTTTCCAACTGGCCATTGCCCGCCGTAACTGATCAGCTTCCCCCCCACTGAATCCTGCGGCAACCATCGCCAGATGGATCACCTGTTCCTGAAAAATCGGTACACCGAGCGTGCGTTCGAGTACGCTACGCACCGCGTCTGAAGGGTAAACAACTGCTTCCAGTCCATCTCGGCGTCGTAAGTAAGGATGCACCATATCGCCCTGAATCGGTCCGGGGCGAACAATGGCAATCTGCACCACCAAATCGTAGTAACAAGCCGGCTTCAGCCGCGGTAACATGCTGGTTTGGGCGCGAGATTCAACCTGAAAAACGCCCATACTGTCCCCGCGCTGTAACATCCGGTAAACCGCTGGGTCCTCCCAACAGATTTGCGCCATAGAAAATGGTTGCAGGTGGCGACTGAGTAACTCAAAACACTTGCGAATAGCCGTCAGTATACCCAGTGCCAGCACGTCTACTTTCAACAATCCCAGACTTTCCAGATCGTCTTTATCCCACTGGATCACCGTTCTGTCTGGCATAGCGGCATTTTCTATCGGAACCAGTTCTGCCAAAGGGCCCGCAGAAATAATAAAGCCACCGACATGCTGCGACAGATGGCGAGGGAACCCCATAAGCCCTTGCACTAATGGCAAGAGCCAGCAGCCTAGTCCCTGCTGAGGAATGAATGCCTGTCGCTGTAATTGTTGTTGCCAGTCTTCTTGCGGATCACGACGATCCACCGCCGCCATCAAGGCTTCAATGCGCTGTTCGTCCAAGGCTAATGCCTTACCCACATCTCGCATCGCACTACGAAATCGGTAACTGATAACACTGGCAGCCAATGCTGCACGCGCTCTGCCATATTTCTGATAGATATACTGAATGACTTCCTCACGCCTCTCGTGCTCAAAATCCACATCAATGTCTGGTGGCTCGTGGCGCTCCTTGGAGATAAACCGCTCAAACAACATGTTGATTTTGGTCGGATCGACTTCAGTGATCCCGAGACAAAAACACACGACTGAGTTAGCGGCAGAACCTCGTCCCTGATGCAGAATTTGTTGTGCTTTAGCAAAGTTGACTAAGTCATAAATCGTCAGAAAGAAATATTCATACTGCAGTTCGCCGATAATCTGTAATTCACGGCGGTACTGCTGGGATACTGACGCTGGCACATTATCGTGATAACGGCGTTTAGCCCCCTTTTCCACTTCCTGCACCAGATATTGTGTTGCGGTCAATCCGGCGGGAACCAACTCCGCCGGATATTCATATCTGAGTTCAAACAGAGAGAAATGGCAATTCTCTGCAATTCGTAGAGCGTTATCCAACCATGATTGTGGAAAGCGCTTCTTGATTGCGGATATTGGCTTCATTGCTGTTTCAGCATTAAGGCTAAGCAGAGCGCCGGCATGAGGAATATCGGTGTTATGGCGAATACAGGTCAACACATCTAATAATCGTTGCCGCTGCGGTGCATGCATACGAACGTTACCAGCCGCCACACAGGTTAATCCGGCCACGTCTGCCAATTGTTGCTGCAGATTAAGTTGGCAAGCTTCTCCTGCGATGAGCTGACGTTCCATCAACAAATATGGCAATACACCTAATGCCTCTGTTATCTGCTGCAATAGTTGCTGTAACTGGGTTAACGCCTGAAACTGCCCCATGGCAGTCCATTCTGGGGACAGCGGTAATGGCGGTGGTCGCCATAAGCAAATACAGGTTTGTTGTAA
This portion of the Shewanella yunxiaonensis genome encodes:
- a CDS encoding error-prone DNA polymerase; protein product: MYAELHAISNYSFLRSASHPEELVAEAARLGYQAIAITDECSLAGIVKAHEAAKKHQIALIVGAEFQLPQGLLVVLAPDRLGYARLSSLITLGRRRAAKGSYQLSLADFASLQQTCICLWRPPPLPLSPEWTAMGQFQALTQLQQLLQQITEALGVLPYLLMERQLIAGEACQLNLQQQLADVAGLTCVAAGNVRMHAPQRQRLLDVLTCIRHNTDIPHAGALLSLNAETAMKPISAIKKRFPQSWLDNALRIAENCHFSLFELRYEYPAELVPAGLTATQYLVQEVEKGAKRRYHDNVPASVSQQYRRELQIIGELQYEYFFLTIYDLVNFAKAQQILHQGRGSAANSVVCFCLGITEVDPTKINMLFERFISKERHEPPDIDVDFEHERREEVIQYIYQKYGRARAALAASVISYRFRSAMRDVGKALALDEQRIEALMAAVDRRDPQEDWQQQLQRQAFIPQQGLGCWLLPLVQGLMGFPRHLSQHVGGFIISAGPLAELVPIENAAMPDRTVIQWDKDDLESLGLLKVDVLALGILTAIRKCFELLSRHLQPFSMAQICWEDPAVYRMLQRGDSMGVFQVESRAQTSMLPRLKPACYYDLVVQIAIVRPGPIQGDMVHPYLRRRDGLEAVVYPSDAVRSVLERTLGVPIFQEQVIHLAMVAAGFSGGEADQLRRAMASWKRTGELEQFEQKLLDGMAARGYSESFARQIFSQIRGFGEYGFPESHSASFALLAYVSAYLKHYHPAAFCCALLNSQPMGFYSPSQLVQDLRRHGVSVLPVAINHSDWDCTLETTAEGAFALRLGMRLVKGLSFSAATKLLQTRASGFQQLSQLASLQLNRDDLEALASADAFAELSGDRHQARWQLAAAQQQQLPLLTLADTVEMDVTLPRVTEVDAMLADYAHIGLSLGRHPMALLRQQGGLPHCYTAESLWQCRHGQLVTVAGLVVGRQRPGTASGVTFVTLEDETGHINVIIWSGTAKAQRQPYLSARILKVSGIVEFSSGVLHLIAGKLQNLSAVMEQLLVKSRDFH